In Sorghum bicolor cultivar BTx623 chromosome 8, Sorghum_bicolor_NCBIv3, whole genome shotgun sequence, one genomic interval encodes:
- the LOC8064088 gene encoding disease resistance protein RGA2 has protein sequence MAEVMATMVVGPLVSMVKDKASSYLLDQYKVMEGIEEQHETLKRKLPAILDVIADAEEQAAAHREGPKAWLEALRKVAYQANDVLDEFKYEALRREAKKKGHYKKLGFDVINLFPTHNRVVFPYRMGNKLCQILAALEVLITEMHAFRFKFRPQPPMSKDWRQTDSNIIDPQKIASNSRDKEKKEVVYKLIGDQASNLQLMVIPIVGMGGLAKTTLAQLVYNDPEVKKHFQLQLWVCVSDNFVVDLVAKSIVEEAKEKNTSNPSGKSPLDKLKEVVSGKRYLLVLDDVWSRDANKWGKLKSCLVHGGSGSIVLTTTRDQEVAKLMGTTNELYILKGLEESFIKEIIETRAFSSTNKRDTKLVEMVGDIAKRCAGSPLAATAMGSLLHTKTTAKEWNAVLSKSTICDDESKILPILKLSYNGLPSHMRQCFAFCAIFPKDYEIDVEKLIQLWMANGFIPEEHGVHFEITGKHIFMDLASRSFFQDVKGVPFEFHHTKVTCKIHDLMHDVAQSSMGAECATIVAEPSQSDNNFPYSARHLFISVDKPEEILNTSMEKGSIAVQTLICTRYLYQDLKHLSKYRSIRALKIRRGSFLKPKYLHHLRYLDLSSSDIEALPEEISILYNLQTLDLSKCRKLSRLPKEMKYMTGLRHLYIHGCDELKSIPSELGHLTSLQTLTCFVAGTGSCCSTVRELGQLEQLGGPLELRQLENVAEADAKAAHIGNKKDLTRLALRWTSSPEKEEQHKSTKVLEALKPHDGLKVLDIYDYRGGMYPTWINTLQQMVKLTLSDCENLKELPPLWQLPALKVLSLEGLESLNCLCSSDAPVTPFKELKELSLYWMPNFETWWVNELQGEESIFPQVEKLSIYNCQRLTALPKASMIKDTSGGVINKVWRSAFPALKKLKLDDMQTFQRWEAVQGEEVTFPRLEKLVIGWCPELTSLPEAPNLSELEIRGGSQQMLVQVANCIVTASSMSKLELWINDNREAAWLDGDSLIQLVDGEEKQSHNKPPSPLTVMQLRWCNVFFSHSSALALWACLVQLEDLQIWRCDALVHWPEEVFQSLESLRSLRIRACPNLTGRRHAYSEQPAPERKSVLLPRLESLVIRYCACLVEVPSSVLPASLKSLFIDSCPKLESIAFSKQLDTSTSSRGVAAAQDDKSALIPGSWSCSDATASTSVPKLSSSTKHHFLPCLESLIIFDCNGLREVLDLPPSIKNLEIVGCDNLQALSGQLDAVQKLSIRGCSSLQSLESCFGELASLQELCLSGCKSLVSLPNGPQAYSSLRPLTIKSCPGIKLLPQSLQQQLGDLKDEDKDLDAHYYQETKSSKYWRHFCA, from the exons ATGGCTGAGGTTATGGCCACCATGGTGGTCGGGCCACTCGTTTCCATGGTGAAGGACAAGGCCTCCAGCTACCTCCTGGACCAATACAAGGTGATGGAGGGCATAGAGGAGCAGCATGAGACCCTCAAACGCAAGCTGCCTGCCATCCTGGATGTGATCGCTGACGCCGAGGAGCAGGCTGCAGCCCACAGGGAAGGGCCAAAAGCTTGGCTTGAGGCGCTCCGGAAGGTGGCTTACCAGGCCAATGATGTCCTGGATGAGTTCAAGTATGAGGCACTCCGCcgcgaagccaagaagaagggacACTACAAGAAGCTTGGGTTTGATGTAATAAACCTCTTTCCTACTCACAATCGTGTTGTGTTCCCTTACAGGATGGGCAACAAGCTCTGTCAGATTCTTGCAGCACTGGAGGTCCTCATCACAGAGATGCATGCCTTCAGGTTCAAATTCAGACCACAGCCACCAATGTCTAAGGACTGGAGACAGACAGATTCAAACATCATTGACCCCCAGAAAATTGCTAGCAACTCCAGAGACAAAGAGAAGAAGGAGGTTGTTTACAAATTGATTGGTGACCAAGCGAGCAATCTGCAGCTTATGGTCATTCCCATCGTTGGAATGGGGGGGCTGGCCAAGACCACCTTAGCTCAGCTTGTGTACAATGACCCTGAAGTTAAGAAGCATTTTCAGTTGCAGCTCTGGGTATGTGTCTCTgataactttgtagttgatttaGTAGCTAAAAGCATAGTTGAAGAAGCTAAAGAGAAGAACACCAGCAATCCAAGTGGAAAATCACCATTGGATAAACTTAAAGAAGTAGTGAGCGGGAAGAGGTACCtcctcgtcttggatgatgtatGGAGTCGTGATGCCAATAAGTGGGGAAAGCTAAAATCCTGCCTAGTGCATGGTGGCAGCGGCAGCATAGTGCTGACTACAACTCGTGATCAAGAAGTTGCTAAATTAATGGGCACAACTAATGAACTATATATTCTCAAAGGATTAGAAGAAAGTTTCATCAAGGAAATTATTGAGACAAGAGCATTCAGTTCAACAAACAAACGTGACACTAAGTTAGTTGAAATGGTTGGTGATATAGCAAAAAGATGTGCTGGATCTCCTTTAGCTGCAACAGCAATGGGCTCGCTGCTTCATACAAAGACCACTGCCAAAGAATGGAATGCTGTATTAAGCAAAAGCACCATTTGCGATGATGAGTCTAAAATTTTACCGATACTCAAGCTCAGCTACAATGGGTTGCCATCGCACATGAGGCAATGCTTTGCTTTCTGTGCTATTTTCCCCAAGGACTATGAGATAGATGTGGAAAAGCTAATCCAACTATGGATGGCCAATGGTTTTATTCCAGAGGAACATGGAGTTCATTTTGAAATAACTGGTAAACATATTTTCATGGATCTAGCCTCGAGATCATTTTTTCAGGATGTGAAGGGAGTCCCTTTTGAATTCCATCACACAAAGGTTACTTGTAAGATCCATGATCTTATGCATGATGTTGCACAGTCTTCTATGGGAGCCGAATGTGCTACCATAGTAGCAGAGCCTAGTCAGAGTGATAACAACTTCCCATATTCTGCTCGGCATTTATTTATATCTGTTGATAAACCAGAAGAGATTTTGAATACTTCTATGGAAAAAGGATCTATAGCTGTCCAAACACTGATTTGCACTAGATATTTATATCAAGATCTGAAACATTTGTCAAAATACAGATCCATACGTGCACTAAAGATCCGCCGAGGTTCATTCTTGAAACCAAAGTATCTGCATCACCTGAGGTACCTTGATCTCTCTTCTAGTGATATTGAAGCACTTCCTGAAGAAATAAGCATCTTATATAATCTGCAAACACTGGACCTTTCAAAGTGCCGCAAACTTAGTCGACTCCCAAAGGAAATGAAGTATATGACTGGCCTCCGTCACCTGTATATTCATGGATGTGATGAGTTGAAGAGCATACCCTCTGAGTTGGGACACCTCACTTCCCTACAGACGCTTACATGTTTTGTAGCAGGTACTGGCTCCTGTTGCAGTACTGTGAGAGAGCTTGGTCAGTTAgagcagcttggtggtccactaGAGCTAAGGCAACTAGAGAATGTGGCAGAAGCAGATGCGAAAGCAGCACATATTGGGAACAAGAAAGATTTAACCAGGTTGGCATTAAGATGGACGTCTTCTCCAGAAAAGGAAGAACAACATAAGAGTACTAAGGTGCTGGAGGCCCTCAAGCCTCATGATGGTCTGAAGGTTCTAGATATATATGACTACAGGGGCGGCATGTATCCGACATGGATAAATACGTTGCAACAAATGGTGAAGCTTACACTATCGGACTGCGAGAATCTCAAGGAGCTTCCTCCACTGTGGCAGTTACCAGCTCTAAAGGTTCTTAGCTTGGAGGGATTGGAAAGTCTTAATTGCCTGTGCAGCAGTGATGCACCAGTCACGCCATTTAAGGAACTGAAGGAGCTTTCACTGTACTGGATGCCAAATTTTGAGACATGGTGGGTCAATGAGTTACAAGGGGAAGAGTCAATATTTCCTCAGGTTGAGAAGTTGTCCATATACAACTGCCAAAGGCTGACTGCATTGCCGAAAGCATCAATGATTAAGGATACTTCAGGAGGAGTTATTAATAAAGTGTGGCGCTCGGCATTTCCAGCGCTGAAGAAATTAAAATTAGATGATATGCAAACCTTTCAGAGATGGGAGGCAGTCCAAGGAGAAGAGGTGACATTTCCTCGGCTTGAGAAGCTTGTAATTGGGTGGTGCCCAGAATTGACTAGTCTCCCTGAAGCACCAAATCTAAGTGAATTGGAGATCCGTGGAGGTAGTCAACAAATGCTCGTACAGGTAGCAAACTGCATCGTCACTGCTTCGTCAATGTCGAAACTGGAGTTGTGGATCAATGACAACAGAGAGGCAGCATGGCTGGATGGTGACAGCTTGATTCAACTGGTGGATGGCGAGGAGAAACAGAGTCACAATAAACCCCCTTCCCCTCTCACAGTTATGCAGTTACGCTGGTGCAACGTTTTCTTCTCTCACTCAAGTGCTCTGGCGCTTTGGGCATGTTTAGTGCAGCTTGAAGATTTGCAAATTTGGCGCTGTGATGCTCTTGTCCACTGGCCAGAGGAAGTGTTCCAGAGCCTGGAATCCTTGAGGAGCTTAAGAATTCGGGCATGCCCCAACCTAACAGGACGCAGACACGCTTATTCTGAGCAGCCTGCGCCCGAACGGAAAAGTGTACTACTGCCACGCCTGGAGTCTCTGGTTATACGATATTGTGCATGTTTGGTAGAGGTCCCCAGCAGTGTACTACCGGCATCTCTCAAGTCATTATTTATTGACAGCTGTCCTAAACTCGAGTCCATCGCATTCAGCAAGCAGCTGGATACTAGTACGAGTTCACGAGGTGTTGCTGCAGCACAGGACGACAAATCAGCATTAATTCCAGGGTCATGGTCCTGCAGCGACGCCACGGCATCCACATCAGTTCCTAAGCTTTCGTCATCGACCAAACATCACTTCCTTCCTTGTCTAGAATCTCTAATAATATTCGACTGCAATGGCTTGAGAGAGGTTCTCGATCTTCCTCCTTCCATCAAGAATTTGGAAATTGTTGGCTGCGACAATCTTCAAGCCCTTTCAGGACAGCTGGATGCCGTCCAAAAATTAAGTATTAGGGGCTGCAGTAGCTTGCAGTcactggaatcttgcttcggagaGCTCGCATCGCTGCAAGAGCTCTGCCTTTCTGGTTGCAAAAGCCTGGTGTCTTTACCAAATGGGCCTCAAGCATACTCATCTCTCAGGCCTCTTACTATCAAGTCTTGTCCTGGTATAAAGTTGCTTCCCCAGAGCCTGCAGCAACAACTGGGTGATCTCAAGGACGAGGACAAAGACCTAGATGCCCATTATTACCAAG AGACAAAGTCTTCAAAATATTGGAGGCACTTTTGTGCTTGA